From the genome of Candidatus Rokuibacteriota bacterium:
AGCGGCGGAGGCGAGCCATGGTGCAGTCGAGCGCGTTGCGCTACGAGGTCCTCGAGGGCTGGGAGCAGCTTCCCGCCGGATACAAGCACCGCGATGTCGCCGGCGTGGCGGTGGACTCGGAAGACCGCGTCTACCTGATCTGCCGCGGCGATCACCCCATCATTGTCTACGATTCCGGCGGCAGGTTCCTGCGCTCCTGGGGCCAGGGCGAGTTCACGTACCGGACCCACGGCATCAGCGTCGGGCCGGACGAAATGCTCTACTGCACGGACGACGGCAATCACACGATCCGCAAGTTCACGCCGGACGGCAAGCTGCTGATGACGCTTGGAACGTTGAACACGCCGTCCGACACCGGCTACGACGGCAAGGACACCGGCACCGTCTCGCGGGCCGCCGGCCCGTTCAACCGCCCGACGAACCTCGCGGTCGGGCCCAAGGGCGACCTCTACGTGTCCGACGGCTACGGCAACTGCCGCGTGCACCAGTTCTCGCCAACCGGGGAGCTTCGGCGATCGTGGGGCACGCCGGGCGGCGGCCCCGGCGAGTTCTTCCTGCCGCACGGCATCGCCGTGGCGGCCGATGGGCGCGTCTTCGTCTGCGATCGCGAGAACGACCGCATCCAGATCTTCAGCCCGGACGGCGAGTATCTCAGCGAGTGGACCGACACCCAGCGGCCGACCCACCTCGTGTTCGACGCGCAGGGCCGGGCTCACGTGTCCGAGCTGTGGTGGCACAAGGGCCAGACCTCCCAGCGGCACGGGCCGACACTCGAGTCGAAGTACGGCCGGGTCAGCGTCTTCGACAAGGACGGCCGGGTCTTGGCCCGCTGGGGCACGCTCAATGCCGAGGAGCCCGGCAGCTTCGCGGCCCCGCACGGCTTGGCGGTTGACTCGCGCGGCGACATCTACGTGGCGGAGGTGACCTGGACCTTCGCGGTGAGTCGAGGGCATGCCCGCGAGGACTGCCACACCTTCCAGAAGTTCACG
Proteins encoded in this window:
- a CDS encoding peptidyl-alpha-hydroxyglycine alpha-amidating lyase family protein, which codes for MVQSSALRYEVLEGWEQLPAGYKHRDVAGVAVDSEDRVYLICRGDHPIIVYDSGGRFLRSWGQGEFTYRTHGISVGPDEMLYCTDDGNHTIRKFTPDGKLLMTLGTLNTPSDTGYDGKDTGTVSRAAGPFNRPTNLAVGPKGDLYVSDGYGNCRVHQFSPTGELRRSWGTPGGGPGEFFLPHGIAVAADGRVFVCDRENDRIQIFSPDGEYLSEWTDTQRPTHLVFDAQGRAHVSELWWHKGQTSQRHGPTLESKYGRVSVFDKDGRVLARWGTLNAEEPGSFAAPHGLAVDSRGDIYVAEVTWTFAVSRGHAREDCHTFQKFTLKP